In Reichenbachiella agarivorans, one genomic interval encodes:
- a CDS encoding DMT family protein: protein MKGFYTIVLLILSNSFMTFAWYGHLKFAEWKWFSKLGLLSIILISWGIALFEYLFQVPANKIGFQNNGGPFSLIQLKVIQEVITLIVFAIFTLVVFKTETFRFNHIIAFVLLVLAVYFMFKK, encoded by the coding sequence ATTGTCCTTTTGATCCTATCCAACAGTTTTATGACTTTTGCATGGTACGGTCATCTAAAATTTGCTGAATGGAAATGGTTTAGCAAACTGGGGTTGCTTTCTATCATCCTGATCAGCTGGGGCATTGCACTATTTGAGTACCTATTTCAAGTCCCTGCCAACAAGATCGGGTTTCAAAACAATGGCGGACCTTTTTCTCTCATCCAACTCAAAGTCATACAAGAGGTAATCACTTTGATCGTCTTTGCCATTTTTACCTTGGTAGTTTTCAAAACAGAAACTTTTCGCTTCAATCACATCATAGCCTTTGTTCTACTCGTGTTGGCCGTTTACTTCATGTTCAAAAAGTGA